In Thermoanaerobaculia bacterium, the following are encoded in one genomic region:
- a CDS encoding PadR family transcriptional regulator, translated as MPAKTEVWQGTLALMVLRTLETLGPLHGYGIARRIEQTSGDLLSLNDGTLYPALVKLEQEGAIASEWGVSENNRRAKFYRLTRAGRRQIEKDTREWERATAIVARFLAPAGGNP; from the coding sequence ATGCCCGCGAAAACGGAAGTCTGGCAGGGAACGCTGGCGCTGATGGTGCTGCGGACGCTCGAAACGCTCGGCCCGCTTCACGGCTACGGCATCGCGCGGCGCATCGAGCAGACGAGCGGCGACCTCCTGTCCTTGAACGACGGGACGCTGTATCCCGCGCTCGTCAAGCTCGAGCAGGAGGGGGCGATCGCGTCCGAGTGGGGCGTCTCGGAGAACAACCGCCGCGCGAAGTTCTACCGGCTGACCCGCGCGGGCCGCCGGCAGATCGAGAAGGACACGCGGGAATGGGAGCGAGCGACCGCCATCGTCGCACGCTTCCTCGCCCCGGCCGGAGGGAATCCGTGA